The Paenibacillus sp. FSL W8-0426 region CAGCGCCCGCGTGCAGCCGACGTATAACAGCTTGGCGTCACCCGCATTTGGCAAGTAGTGCGCTCCGTCCACGTCGGCCACGATGGCCGCATCGAACTCCAACCCTTTGGAAAGATAGACCGGCAGAACCGAATGGCCGCCAGCATACTGCTTTTCGCCCCCGTCGATGAGGTTAAGCTCCCATCCTGCCTGCTCCAGCTCGCGATGCAGTTCAATCGCTTCATGCAGCGTCCGAGTCAGAATCGAAACCGTGCGGTAGTCTTTGCTTGTGAGCCATTTCAATGCACGTTCCAAACTCGCGGTCCTTCCCGTCTGTTCGTACGGTAACACACGCACCGGGTCACCGCTCCGGAAGACCGGGATGGCCGTAATACCACTTCGAACCCCCTGCTCGAGAATCGTGTTTGCATAGTCAATGATCTCCATCGTCGAGCGATAACTTCGAGTCAGGGCGAAATAGGCATTATGTTCCTCGGCAAACAGCGAGCTCATCTCATTCCAAGCATGGACGCCGCGGTATTCGTGAATCCCTTGGGAGAGGTCACCCAAAATGGTAAACGAATGTCCTTTGACGTACAAATCCAGCAAGGCCACATGGAACGGGGAGAAATCCTGCGCTTCGTCGATGACCACATGATCGAACCGCGCAGCGCCGTCAATATCGTGAACTAATGTGTGGATATACACGAGCGCGGGCAGGTCCTCTTCGCGAATCACGTTTTGTTTCAGGTCGGCCGCCGTCTGTTTAAGCACGTTCTTCGGAATGCGCGCCATGATCCCTTCTGGCACGGTTCCGCCTTTGGATGCCTTGAACAGCTGTTTGTACAGCGTCAGCGGTTCATACTCCGCCCACTTTTTGGCATATGCCTTCTCGCGGGTGGCCGCCTTCTTTTTGCGCTCCTTACGCAGTGATTCGGAGGAGGTTTTCTTGAGTTCCATTTCGATCCAGCGATGAATCCGCGCCATCACCCGTTCCTTGCGTTTAGCCAGCGGGTAATGCTTGTATTCGTCGCTGAACCAGCCATCGATTTCCTTTTTCGCGAGCACGGCTCCGTCCCACGGACTGAAATCCAGATCCGGTACCGCACTGGCCTCCAT contains the following coding sequences:
- a CDS encoding UvrD-helicase domain-containing protein → MSESFQSAYQEEENRLKRTMEEVDRQLERLRNIPVYTGHDFTEQVLEAGREERRSNLAKSAQQPYFGRLDFEEQGSDERKPLYIGKIGVDREEVGEHPLVIDWRAPVASLFYSFTGGEAMATYEAPEGLVEGLVYLKRNVVIRQRILERVADTYNREGDQPAVSDEFLVYRLGENKDNKLRDIVSTIQAEQDQIIRAAKNTALIIQGVAGSGKTTVALHRLAFLLYQYKEQVSAEKMVIFAPNHMFLDYISDVLPELGVGDIQQSTFPDWAVNLLGLELPLADSQETLQAWFETPDAKPELNDDVPGRYKGSIRFMELLREWLTGMEASAVPDLDFSPWDGAVLAKKEIDGWFSDEYKHYPLAKRKERVMARIHRWIEMELKKTSSESLRKERKKKAATREKAYAKKWAEYEPLTLYKQLFKASKGGTVPEGIMARIPKNVLKQTAADLKQNVIREEDLPALVYIHTLVHDIDGAARFDHVVIDEAQDFSPFHVALLDLYVKGHSFTILGDLSQGIHEYRGVHAWNEMSSLFAEEHNAYFALTRSYRSTMEIIDYANTILEQGVRSGITAIPVFRSGDPVRVLPYEQTGRTASLERALKWLTSKDYRTVSILTRTLHEAIELHRELEQAGWELNLIDGGEKQYAGGHSVLPVYLSKGLEFDAAIVADVDGAHYLPNAGDAKLLYVGCTRALHELWLFHDGALPEYAAATQNPEGDVVSVQGWPDDSI